DNA from Polaribacter sp. NJDZ03:
GTTTAAACGGATTCCTGAGGCATCATTATTAGCCTTTGGAGCTTCTTTAATTTTGGTAAAAGTTTTCTTCGGAGCCTTTCTTGCTACAGGTTTGCTCTTTCTACTTAAAGGAGTACTTTTTTTACCTTCTTGTCGTCCTCTCGACGAGTTTTTATTTGAATTCATTACTTAAAAATTTTTGCAAAAATACACAAAAAAACCTTAATTCAATCGGTCTATTACTTTTTCTACAATTAGTTCAGGCTTTATAAACATTAAAGAGAAAACTCCTATTAAAAGTAAGATTTTCAAAACATTATGCATTAATATATAATGTTTCGTTTCGGAAGAATTCCATAAATAAAAGCCTAGAAAAACAAGAACAAATAAAGCAAAGTAAAAATAATATCTCATGTAGCTTAAAGCAGGATAACTAAACAAAGCTACAATAGGAAATAGTGTTAAAATTAATAAGAATATTGATAATTGTTTTGTTCTTACTTCTCCATAAAATACAGGAAATGTCTCATAATTATTTACTATTGCCCCTTTCATACTTTGTAAATCCTTTAGCAATTCCCTTACCATAAGTACTAAAAACAAGAAAATTGCATGTACAAAAATGATTTTAGAAAAGTTCTGAAAATACACAAACACGGCAAAGAAGGGAAGTATGGTAAGCACAGTGGCAGAAACTAAACCTGTAAAAGGATACTTTTTTAGCTTGTGAGAATAAAACCAAATAGCAAAAATATAAATAGCAAAAAACAACGCTGCTTTAACAGATATTAGGCAACCAAAAATAAAACCTAAAAAATTTAAAGTAAAATAAAGCTTTAATTTAGTAGACTGCTTTACATAATTATCTAAACCCGCTTTTAAAGGACGGTTAATGCGGTCTACCTTTGCATCATAAAAATTATTAATAATATAACCAGACGCCACAACACATACACTTGCGAGTACAATGTATAACAAGTCAACATCAAAAATAATATTTCTAAGGGATTTTTTAGGCGAAAAAACAAAAATAGCTGCTAAGTATTGTGCTAAAACTAAAACAAGAATATTATAACCCCTGATAACAGAAACCAAGCTTAAAAGTTTAAAAATAGATTTTTTGACTTTAAAACTAAGCATACATTTAGAATCTATAAACCAGTTCTAACTTATAATCTTTAAGGCTATTTTGAGCTTTTTCATAATCTTCCGTAAAACCTAAAATGTAACCACCACCACCAGAACCACAAAGTTTCAGGTAATAATCATTCGTTTTAATTCCGTTTTCCCAAACTTTATGAAAAGCATCCGGAATCATCGGTTTAAAATTCTTTAAAACAATTTTAGATAAAGATTTTACATTCCCAAACAATGATTTTACGTTTCCTCCTAAAAAATCTTCAATACACGCATCTGTTGTTGTTGCAAATTCTTCACTTATCATTTTTCTAAAACCTTCGTTTTTCATCTTATTCATAAAGATGTTCACCATAGGCTCTGTTTCTCCTATTTGCTCAGAATCTAATAAGAAAACAGCTCCTTTTCCTTGTTTTTGAGAAGGAATACCTGCTGGCTCTATATTATCTTTAGAGTTGATTAAAATAGGCAAGCTTAGGTAACTATTTAAAGGATCTAAACCAGAACTTTTACCATGAAAAAAAGATTCCATTAAAGAAAAGATCTGTTTTAACTTTAACAACTTTTCTCTTGTTAAGTTTTCTAAAACCGTTATTTTATCTTCTGCATATTTATCATAAATAGAAGCTACTAAAGCACCAGAACTACCAACTCCATAACCCTGTGGTATAGAAGAATCAAAGTACATTCCGTTAGCTATATCAGCTTTTAAATCTTTTAAATTAAAAGAAACTAAATCTGTTTTTAAAGCAGATAAATGATTGCAAAGACGTTCTAAATTTTCATTTGAGACCTTACGATTTCCAGATAAATTTGATGACGTTTTTAACGCTCCTCTATAGGCATTAAACGGAATTGCTAAACCTTTAGAATCTTTAATGATTCCATATTCTCCGAAGAGTAAGATTTTAGCATAAAATAATGGTCCTTTCATTTTTCTTTTTTATAGTGTTGCAAAAATACGAATTAATAAATTAACAAAACCTTATTAAAAATTCTTGTAAAAAGTTTTCCAGACACCAACTTTTTCCCCTTTAGTATATTTTCCTTTTTCTTGATTCTTACCGTTTTTATAATACGTTTTCCAGACACCTTCCTCTAAACCTTCTACATAGATTCCGGATGTTCTTAATTCTCCAGATTCATAAAACTCAGAAAAAGCTCCATCATACTTCCCTTTAGAATATCCTATTTTTCTAAAAACCTTACCACTTTTATAAAAATAAATTACTTCTTTAGCATTACTAGAATTTACTGTATAATAAACAGATTTCGCTTGGTTTGTTTCTTTTAACTGACCATTTAACCAAGTGGTTTTTTGTGCGGAAATAGATACTGTAAAAAGAAAAATTATTATGGATACTAACTTTATAAAAGCATTCATTTAAATAGTTTTAATTCTGATAAATTACATTTTATTAGCGCCAAGTCCAACAGAATCATAAATATAGTGATTTTTCTGACAGTATATAGAAAGTACATTTTCTATAAAATGATTTACTTTTTCTTTTTCATTCTCCGGATACAAAACGTGCACATTTGCACCTGCATCTAATGTGAAACAGATATTACTATCATTTTCGTTTCTGTACTCCCAAATTTTATTGATAATCTCTAAGGTATTTGGTTTCATCAAAATAAAATATGGATTGCTAGTCATCATCATTGCGTGCAATGTTAACGCTTCACTTTCTACTAAATTAACAAATGCTTTGATATCTCCGTTTTGAAGAATTTCTGACATTTTACCTAAATTATCATTGGCTTGTGTAAAACGACTTTCTGCATACGGATGCTCATGCATTAAATTATGACCAACGGTACTAGAAACTTGTTTTTCTCCTTTATCCACTAATAAAATTGCGTCTTGATAATTCTCGAAAACTGAATGTAATTTATAAGGAAATTGCACACCATATAAATCTGAACTACCTGCTATTTCTGGGTGATTTCCCCAAACAACCATTGGGCCTTCTATACTTCTACTGGCACTTCCAGATCCTAAACGTGCTAAAAAAGAAGCTTTTTTATTAATTTCTTCTGCTGATAAATCAGGATTTAACTCAGACTCTAAACTCATTAAGCACATTGCAATGGCACTTAATCCGCTTGCAGAAGATGCGATTCCGCTAGAATGCGGAAAAGAATTCTCTGAATTAATCGTCATTTTATAATCAAAAATATACGGACAATATTCTTGTATTCTTGTAAAGAATTCTGCAATTTTTGGTTTGAATGCATCTTTTTGTTTTCCTTCAAAAAATAAATCGAAATCTACCTTCTTGTCAATCTGAACTTGTTTCAGATTCTCATCAGAATTACGCTTTTTCTCAAAATCAATGGTAGTAATGGTATGACAATTGTTTAACGTAAAACTAATAGAAGCATTTTTTGGAATTTGCGGATTGCTCTTTCCCCAATATTTTACCAATGCAATATTACTTGGTGTTTGCCAGGTAAAACTTGCTTTTTCTACTGAATTGTTATTTGATTTCGAAATAAATTGTGCTGTATCCAAACGTCTTGATTTTGCACCAAAGATAAAACTATTTCAAAGAATTTTCAGTTAACTTTTTAAGTACATTTTCTTTGTAGGTTCTACTAATAGGAATGGCTTTTTTCTCAATTTCAACCAACTCATTAGTGTACGAGTCTGTTTTGTTTAAATTAATGATATAAGACCTATGAATTCGAAAAAATTGATGCGAAGGTAATTTTACTTCTAAATTAGAAATGGTTTCTCTCGTTACTAAAACCTTGTCTTTTATATAAATCTTAATATAATCCGATAAGCTTTCTACATATAAAATTTCATCAAAAATAACCTTCACCATTTTACGATCTGATCTTACGAAAATATAGTCATTTTTAACAACACTTTCTGTAACCTCAACCGAAGGTTTTATAGTAATTTTAGTTTCAAAAAACTTATTTACTGCTTGTAAAAATCGATCGAATGCAATTGGTTTTAATAAATAATCTACCGCTTGCAAATCGAAACCGTCCACCGCATATTCTCTATATGCCGTTGTAAATATGATCTTAGATTTTTTGTTGATGGATTTTGCCAAAGACAAACCAGAAACATCTGGCATATTAATGTCTAAAAAGAATAAATCTATATTATGTGAATTAGAAACATCAAAAGCTTCCATAGCATTTTTACAGCTTTTTACTAAAGTTAAATTCGGAATTTTAGCTACAAAAGTTTCTAGAATTTTTCTAGCAACGGGCTCATCATCAACAATAACACAATTAATTTGATTCATTTTTTAACTATTTATTTTTAGATTAGAAAGCATAAGGTTTCTCGTCATTCGTTCCTCTTTCTGTCGGAATGACAAACTGTTTGAAAAAACCTTCAAAACTTGTCACTTCGAAGCATTGAGAAGTCACATAACAGTAATAACACAATGTTGAATTACTTTATGTGATTACTCCCAAAAGGTCGAAATGACAATCTCTATTAAAATTCAATTTTTAAAGACACTTTGAATGCATCTTTTTTAGCTATAATTTCTAGTTGATGTTTCTTCGGATATAACATTTCTAGTCTTTTTTTAATATTCTCTAAACCAATTCCTGCACTTATATCTTCTTTTTCTTTGGATGAGTTTTCTATTTCAAAAAACAAATAATTAGCATCTATTTTAAGATGAATATCAACTTTTAAAATTCCGTTAGCAGCAAAACCATGTTTAAAACTATTTTCTACAAACGGAATTAATAACATCGGTGGAATTTGTACTTCTTCATTTATATTTTCCTTTTTAAAACTCACTTTTAAAGTATCGTGAAAACGCATTTTCTCTAATGCAATATAATCTTCTAAATGATTTACTTCTTCTACTAATAATACTTTTGGCTTTTCTACTTGATATAAAATATAATCTAGTAAATTAGATAATTTTAAAATCATTTCTGGAGCTTCATCCGCTTTAGCGATTGCAAAACCATAAATTGTATTTAAAGAATTAAACAAAAAATGCGGATGAATTTGCATCTTTAAAAACTTTAATTCTTGCTCTTTTAACTCTAACTTAGTTTGTAAAAATTTGTTTTCTAAAGTTTTCTTTTCATCTAACGATTTATAACTGTGTTTTAATATTTTTAAACCGCCTGCCAAAACAACTATAAAAAAAACACAAATCAAGATTACAGCAGGATTTGTAGTCAATGCTGGCATTTTTTGAAATTCTAAATTAAAATAAAACACAAACCCAACTACTTCTATCATTAAAATAGTTGTAGCAACAAAAACACCTGAATAAATAGTATAAAGAACAAATTTCTTATATTGTTTTTTTAATAAATATTTAGGAATTAAATCATATACAAAAACATACGCAGTAATTAATGTTACAATACTTAAAAGAGAAGAAAACCAAAATAAAAAAGCTTTGTTTGATGAACCTACACTAAAAAAACTTTTGAAGAAAAACCAAACAAGCATCCAACATAAAAAATGTATTGGTATTTTTTTTAAGACTAAAATCAGTTCTTTTTGCATATGTTACAAAATAAAAATAAAGATTTAAATTTTAGGATAATTAGCGACGGATTACTTATTTTAATCTCTAAAAAGCAAATTTGACACTTTTTATACTAAAACTACCTATTTTTTGTAGAAACCAAGTAAAAAGGATTCATTCATCTCAAATATATTTTAAGAACAAACATTACCAATATTTTTGAAACGAATTTAAAAACTTATGTTATGAAATATATTATCGATGGAGGCAATACATTTATGATTCCCTTAATTATTCTTTTACTTTTAACACTTTTCTTAGTCATGAAGGGTTTTAAAATAAATTCAGAAAAAAATAGGGAACTCATTAAATCTGTCAGTTTATTTGCACTTGTTTTTGGTTTTTTAAACCTTTTTATTGGTTTGTACCAAATGTTTACTATGATTGCAATAGCGAATGATGTATCTCATCAGGTCTTAGGAATAGGCTTAAAATGCGAAATTACACCAGTTATATTTGGTTTTATCATTTTTCTTATTGGTAGATTAGGTGTAATCGCACTTACTTGGATAAAAAAAGAATAAGTAAAAAAAACAGTTTTAGTAAAAACAAATTAAAAACTATTCACTCGTCTCAATTATATTTTAAGAACAAACATTACCAATATTTTTGAAACGAATTTAAAAACTTATATTATGAAATATATTATCGATGGAGGCAATACATTTATGATTCCTTTAATTATTCTTTTACTTTTAACACTTTTCTTAGTCATGAAGGGTTTTAAAATAAATTCAGAAAAAAATAGGGAACTCATTAAATCTGTCAGTTTATTTGCACTTGTATTTGGTTTTTTAAACCTTTTTATTGGTTTGTACCAAATGTTTACTATGATTGCAATAGCGAATGATGTATCTCACCAGGTCTTAGGAATAGGCTTAAAATGCGAAATTACACCAGTTATATTTGGTTTTATCATTTTTCTTATTGGCAGATTAGGTGTAATTGCACTTACTTGGATGAAAAAAGAATAAACAAAAAAAACAGTTTTAGTAAAAACAAATTAAAAACTATCCACTGGTCTCAATTATATTATAAGAACAAACATTCTTACTATTTTAAAAACGAACTTTAAAACATATACTATGGAAACAATCACAAACGGATATCCTTTATTTATAATCCCATTAATTATCATTTTTATTATTACTATCATTTTACTTATAAAAAGCATTAAAAATAATACACAGAAAAACAGAGAACTTGTTAAACAAATAAGTCTTTTTGCTCTAGTTTTTGGATTTGGGTGTCTTTTTCAAGAATTGTTTTGGATATTCGAAATGGTTGCTATTGCTACAGACTCATCAGCTGGTGTTCTAGCAGTAGGTTTCAAATATTCCATAACACCAACAATAATTGGTATGACAATTTTTTTAATTGCCAGATTAGGAATAATCGGACTTATTATAAAAGAAAAATAAACCCTAATAATCACTTTCAAAACACCCATTTCATTAATTTTGAAATGGGTATTTTTGCATCCATGAAAAAAGGAACTGTCTTTCTATTGTTAAACGGAGAACCGCCAAAAACACTCCCTGATTTAGACGAATATGAAATTATTTGTGCTACAGATGGCGCGTATCAGTTTTTAAAAGAACAAAATACTACACCTCATTTTATTAGTGGCGATTTTGACTCTCTAGAAAATTTACCAAAAGATATTGAGGTAATTCATACTCCGAATCAAGATTTTACAGATTTTGATAAAATATTACAAATTCTATTTGATAAAGGTTATAAAAATATTGATGTTTACGGAGCAAGCGGAAAAGAACAAGATCATTTTTTAGGAAATTTACACACGGCAATTCAATGGAAAAACAAATTAAACCTTACCTTTTTTGATAATCATAGTCATTATTTTTTAGCTGATAAAAGCACATCAATTTCTAATTGTATAGATAAAACAGTCTCTTTAGTTCCTTTTCCAAAGGCAGAGAAAATAACAACAAAAGGTTTACAATACCCTTTAAAAAGTGAAGATTTAACTTTTGGCGAACGAATTGGCACAAGAAATAAGGCCATTCAAGATAATATAAAAATTACTTTTGAAAATGGCGAGTTATTCATTTTCATCAACCATTAAAACAAATAAATGTCTAGAAAAATAAAATTATTATGGGATTTTAGAGGTCCAGATGCAGCACAAACAGCAAAACATCATACTATTCACTTAAAAGAGTTTGCAGAAATGGAAAACTTAACTTTCTTTGAAATAGCTATTGAAGAAAAGAACCCAATGTTATTTTCTGCCTTTATTACCGTAGATGAAAAAGATATGAAAGTTTATAGAGATGCTTTAAAACCGCATCGTGGAGAAGTTGGATAATTTCGTTTTCTTAAAAAAACAAAGACACCTTACGGAAAACCGTAAGATTTTTACTTTAAGAGAAGTTAAGTTTGTGATAATTATAACTTAACATTAAAAACAATGAATAAACACTTACTTCAATCTCAAATTAAATCAAGCGGAACTGCCTATTTACTTTTCTTATTTGTATTTGGTACACATTACGCTTATCTAGGAAAATGGGGAATTCAATTATTATTCTGGTTTACATTCGGTGGACTTGGAATTTGGGCATTAATAGATCTTTTTACAATTTCTGGAAAAGTTGAAAGACATAACGCCGAGATATATAGAAAAATTGACAAGATAGAAAAGAGAGAAAGGGAAGATGATCAAGCTAGACAATTGGCTATGATTTCAGCTGTTAAAGGAAATTAATATATTTAAAAAATGCAACAATGTTATATTTCATTTGGTTGCATTTTTTTTTAGAATAGTTAATTATTATACAACAAATACACTTTTTTATTTTTCCTATTATAAAATTAACTAATTTTGCAGTGTCATAATTTGTATGGCAAAAAATAATGAAGCAGAAACACCAAATACTAAAAGTACTATTACTCATTTCAATTTATTGTTCTGGGATGTATCTTTCTGCAAATACAACATCTTATTTTAGCGCGCAAAATGCAAAACAGGATACAGAACAGCTTACCTATTTAGTTACAGCTTCTAAAGTATTTCATGCGCATACACAACAATCAGAAAACTTAGTTTCTGAAACAATAGATTTTTCATTACCCAATTTTAAATTGTCTTCAGACGATTTATTAGCAATTTCTTATACGACTAAACAAGAGTTTAATTCTAAGTTTAAACAGTATAAAAACTACTTAGAAAACACCCTGATTAGACAACGAAAGTCTGATCTTATTTTTCCCTTCCATAATTTTTGGTAACCCTTTATTTTATTTACTAACAACTACCTTTTGCGTAGTTAAAATAAAACATTGATATGTTGCGGATACCCGTTTCATATAAAAACCAGTATATCAAAAAAATTAAAAAAACATAAAATGGATTTAGGTACAATAATAATAGGAGTAATATGTATTGCATTATGTGCACTACCTTTTGTATTAACAAATAGAAACAAAAAAAATAAAGAAAAAAAAGTATTAAACTCGTTGATAGAGTTTGCAAAACAGCATAATTCTGAAATTACAGAACACGAAATTAGTGAGTGTTATGCTATTGGTTTAGATGAAAATAAACATGCAATTTCATTTTTACAAAAAACAAAAGAGCAAGTTAATCTTCAATTTATAGATCTTAACACTATTAAAAACAGCGAGATAAATAACATCAGTAAATCTATAGGGAAGAACGAAACAACACTAGATAAATTAAACTTAAAACTGAACGTTATTGGTAAAAACAAACCTAGTATTGTTCTTGAATTTTATAATTCAGATATTAATTTTCAACCTGGTAACGAATTCGATTCTATAGAAAAATGGAACAAAGTAATTAATTCATTACTTCAAAATCAGCAACAAAATAAAGCTGCATAATACCCTTAAAATAATAACGAATCTTACTTATTCATATACACAAAGTAAGATTCGTTCTTATTTACAAAGTACTCAACACCCATTAGTTCGTTGATGTTTCCCTGAAAATTGATGTAAAAAACTATATTGAATTTGATTAAAATAAAAGAGGCACGTCAATTGAAATTAGATATTCTTTATTAGTTTTGTTGTTAGGAAAAGTAAACTCCTCATAAAACTTTATAAATGCAACCTTT
Protein-coding regions in this window:
- a CDS encoding geranylgeranylglycerol-phosphate geranylgeranyltransferase; amino-acid sequence: MLSFKVKKSIFKLLSLVSVIRGYNILVLVLAQYLAAIFVFSPKKSLRNIIFDVDLLYIVLASVCVVASGYIINNFYDAKVDRINRPLKAGLDNYVKQSTKLKLYFTLNFLGFIFGCLISVKAALFFAIYIFAIWFYSHKLKKYPFTGLVSATVLTILPFFAVFVYFQNFSKIIFVHAIFLFLVLMVRELLKDLQSMKGAIVNNYETFPVFYGEVRTKQLSIFLLILTLFPIVALFSYPALSYMRYYFYFALFVLVFLGFYLWNSSETKHYILMHNVLKILLLIGVFSLMFIKPELIVEKVIDRLN
- a CDS encoding mevalonate kinase; the protein is MKGPLFYAKILLFGEYGIIKDSKGLAIPFNAYRGALKTSSNLSGNRKVSNENLERLCNHLSALKTDLVSFNLKDLKADIANGMYFDSSIPQGYGVGSSGALVASIYDKYAEDKITVLENLTREKLLKLKQIFSLMESFFHGKSSGLDPLNSYLSLPILINSKDNIEPAGIPSQKQGKGAVFLLDSEQIGETEPMVNIFMNKMKNEGFRKMISEEFATTTDACIEDFLGGNVKSLFGNVKSLSKIVLKNFKPMIPDAFHKVWENGIKTNDYYLKLCGSGGGGYILGFTEDYEKAQNSLKDYKLELVYRF
- a CDS encoding toxin-antitoxin system YwqK family antitoxin, which codes for MNAFIKLVSIIIFLFTVSISAQKTTWLNGQLKETNQAKSVYYTVNSSNAKEVIYFYKSGKVFRKIGYSKGKYDGAFSEFYESGELRTSGIYVEGLEEGVWKTYYKNGKNQEKGKYTKGEKVGVWKTFYKNF
- a CDS encoding diphosphomevalonate/mevalonate 3,5-bisphosphate decarboxylase family protein — protein: MDTAQFISKSNNNSVEKASFTWQTPSNIALVKYWGKSNPQIPKNASISFTLNNCHTITTIDFEKKRNSDENLKQVQIDKKVDFDLFFEGKQKDAFKPKIAEFFTRIQEYCPYIFDYKMTINSENSFPHSSGIASSASGLSAIAMCLMSLESELNPDLSAEEINKKASFLARLGSGSASRSIEGPMVVWGNHPEIAGSSDLYGVQFPYKLHSVFENYQDAILLVDKGEKQVSSTVGHNLMHEHPYAESRFTQANDNLGKMSEILQNGDIKAFVNLVESEALTLHAMMMTSNPYFILMKPNTLEIINKIWEYRNENDSNICFTLDAGANVHVLYPENEKEKVNHFIENVLSIYCQKNHYIYDSVGLGANKM
- a CDS encoding LytTR family DNA-binding domain-containing protein, which encodes MNQINCVIVDDEPVARKILETFVAKIPNLTLVKSCKNAMEAFDVSNSHNIDLFFLDINMPDVSGLSLAKSINKKSKIIFTTAYREYAVDGFDLQAVDYLLKPIAFDRFLQAVNKFFETKITIKPSVEVTESVVKNDYIFVRSDRKMVKVIFDEILYVESLSDYIKIYIKDKVLVTRETISNLEVKLPSHQFFRIHRSYIINLNKTDSYTNELVEIEKKAIPISRTYKENVLKKLTENSLK
- a CDS encoding sensor histidine kinase, which encodes MQKELILVLKKIPIHFLCWMLVWFFFKSFFSVGSSNKAFLFWFSSLLSIVTLITAYVFVYDLIPKYLLKKQYKKFVLYTIYSGVFVATTILMIEVVGFVFYFNLEFQKMPALTTNPAVILICVFFIVVLAGGLKILKHSYKSLDEKKTLENKFLQTKLELKEQELKFLKMQIHPHFLFNSLNTIYGFAIAKADEAPEMILKLSNLLDYILYQVEKPKVLLVEEVNHLEDYIALEKMRFHDTLKVSFKKENINEEVQIPPMLLIPFVENSFKHGFAANGILKVDIHLKIDANYLFFEIENSSKEKEDISAGIGLENIKKRLEMLYPKKHQLEIIAKKDAFKVSLKIEF
- a CDS encoding thiamine diphosphokinase, producing the protein MKKGTVFLLLNGEPPKTLPDLDEYEIICATDGAYQFLKEQNTTPHFISGDFDSLENLPKDIEVIHTPNQDFTDFDKILQILFDKGYKNIDVYGASGKEQDHFLGNLHTAIQWKNKLNLTFFDNHSHYFLADKSTSISNCIDKTVSLVPFPKAEKITTKGLQYPLKSEDLTFGERIGTRNKAIQDNIKITFENGELFIFINH
- a CDS encoding TM2 domain-containing protein gives rise to the protein MNKHLLQSQIKSSGTAYLLFLFVFGTHYAYLGKWGIQLLFWFTFGGLGIWALIDLFTISGKVERHNAEIYRKIDKIEKREREDDQARQLAMISAVKGN